One region of Alphaproteobacteria bacterium genomic DNA includes:
- a CDS encoding aldehyde dehydrogenase family protein, producing QEDIFGPVLSCFRFHTTAEAIQIANNSTYGLAAGLYTADVTRAHKVAEQLDAGMLFINRYGCYGLAAPFGGFKQSGWGKEMAIHSLASYTKTKAVWVYYGDG from the coding sequence CAAGAAGATATTTTTGGCCCCGTGCTGAGCTGTTTTCGCTTTCATACAACAGCAGAAGCTATACAAATAGCAAATAACTCCACATATGGCTTGGCGGCAGGATTGTATACGGCGGATGTTACGCGTGCGCATAAGGTCGCCGAACAATTAGATGCCGGAATGTTGTTTATTAACCGCTATGGTTGCTATGGATTAGCAGCGCCGTTTGGTGGATTCAAGCAAAGTGGCTGGGGCAAAGAAATGGCCATTCATTCTTTAGCTTCTTACACCAAAACAAAAGCCGTTTGGGTTTATTATGGCGATGGGTAA